In Halococcus salsus, one DNA window encodes the following:
- the aspS gene encoding aspartate--tRNA(Asn) ligase: MNDRTETAAAEPGETVTIAGWAHEIRDLGGIAFLIVRDRTGKIQVKFEKDAMDDDLVETGTEVSRESVVSVTGAVEEEERAPTGVEMVPESVEVLAPAEPGLPLDPSEKVDAELPTRLDNRTLDLRRDEAKAIFEIRAEVLRAAREAFRELGGTEITTPKIVATGTEGGTELFPITYFGREAFMNQSPQLFKQLMVGSGLERVFEIGPIFRAEEHNTPRHLNEATSIDFESAFIDHEEAMDACEHVIRSAYEAVAENCESQLETLGYEDFEVPEEAFPRLSYEEAIERINATGELDEQLEWGDDLPTEGERALGADVDGHYFITDWPSEIKPFYIMDHEDGELSTGFDMMAPSMELVSGGQREHRHDQLVEGFEQQGLDPEAFEYYTKMFKYGMPPHAGWAIGGERLVMTMLDLPNIREAVLFPRDRQRLSP; this comes from the coding sequence ATGAACGACCGAACCGAGACGGCGGCGGCGGAGCCGGGCGAGACGGTGACGATCGCGGGCTGGGCCCACGAGATCCGCGATCTTGGGGGAATTGCCTTTCTCATCGTCCGCGACCGCACCGGGAAGATCCAGGTCAAGTTCGAGAAGGACGCGATGGACGACGACCTCGTCGAGACGGGGACCGAGGTGAGCCGCGAGAGCGTCGTCTCGGTGACCGGCGCGGTCGAGGAGGAAGAGCGCGCGCCGACGGGCGTCGAGATGGTGCCCGAGTCGGTGGAGGTCCTCGCGCCCGCCGAACCCGGCCTCCCGCTCGACCCCTCGGAGAAGGTCGACGCCGAGCTTCCGACGCGGCTCGACAACCGCACCCTCGACCTCCGACGCGACGAGGCCAAGGCGATCTTCGAGATCCGTGCCGAGGTTCTCAGAGCGGCCCGCGAGGCGTTCCGCGAGTTGGGTGGGACGGAGATCACCACCCCGAAGATCGTCGCCACGGGCACGGAGGGCGGGACCGAGCTCTTCCCGATCACCTACTTCGGGCGCGAGGCGTTCATGAACCAGTCGCCGCAGCTGTTCAAACAGCTGATGGTCGGCAGCGGTCTGGAGCGGGTCTTCGAGATCGGCCCGATCTTCCGAGCGGAAGAGCACAACACGCCCCGCCACCTCAACGAGGCCACCTCGATCGACTTCGAGTCGGCCTTCATCGACCACGAGGAGGCGATGGACGCCTGCGAGCACGTGATCCGGTCGGCCTACGAGGCCGTCGCCGAGAACTGTGAGAGCCAGCTCGAAACCCTCGGCTACGAGGACTTCGAGGTCCCCGAGGAAGCCTTCCCGCGACTGAGCTACGAGGAGGCCATCGAGCGGATCAACGCGACCGGCGAGCTCGACGAGCAGCTGGAGTGGGGCGACGACCTCCCCACCGAGGGCGAGCGCGCGCTCGGCGCGGACGTCGACGGCCACTACTTCATCACCGACTGGCCCAGCGAGATCAAGCCGTTCTACATCATGGACCACGAGGACGGCGAACTCTCGACGGGCTTCGACATGATGGCCCCCTCGATGGAGCTCGTCTCGGGTGGCCAGCGTGAACACCGCCACGACCAGCTCGTCGAGGGCTTCGAACAGCAGGGCCTCGACCCCGAGGCCTTCGAGTACTACACCAAGATGTTCAAGTACGGCATGCCGCCCCACGCTGGCTGGGCGATCGGTGGCGAGCGCCTCGTGATGACGATGCTCGACCTGCCGAACATCCGTGAGGCGGTTCTGTTCCCGCGAGATCGCCAGCGTCTGAGTCCCTGA